Part of the Catalinimonas alkaloidigena genome is shown below.
TGAGCAGGTACCTATATCCAAAGCTGAAGAAGTAGAGCCTTTTGAAGTGATAGAAAGAGGTAGGGGAGGCTCAACCGATGTCGGTGATATCAGTTGGGTAGTCCCCACAGCCGGTTTACGTACTGCCTGTTTTGTGCCTGGCACCCCGGGACATAGCTGGCAGTCAACCGCGGCGGGAGGCACCAGCATAGGAACTAAGGGACTAATCGTAGCTGCCAAAACTCTGGCGATTACTGCTTATGACCTTTTTAGCAATCCTGAGATCATAAGAGAAGCCAATCAGGAGTTGGAAAAGCGGCAGGGAGAAAATTTTGAATACGAGTCTCTGGTAGGTGACAGGGAACCACCCCTGGACTATCGAGGGTCAGAATAATATATACCGAATTAAAATTGAAGTACTTACTGAAGTGTGTCGGTAAGTACTTTTTTATTTACTCTAACAGCTTAGGTGCCTTTCGGTGTTGTGTAGCTTGTTCATAGGCGTACATGAGTTTGATCAGAGTAGGCTCATCGTACATACGGCCTAAAAACTGAAGTCCTGCCGGTAAATTTCCCTCAGTATAACCCATAGGTACCGTAAAAGCAGGCTGACCGGTATGAGGGGCAATGATTTGACTGTTGTCGCCTTCGTATTCTTCGGAAAAACGCTCAATATGCGCAGGAGGATGATTCCAGGAAGGGTATATGATGGCATCCACTTGCAGCGAGTCCATGACTCGCTCAATCGCAGTACGGAAGGCAATGCGCCTCTCGTCTTCGTAAGGGTTCAGACAAGGCACTTCCGGTTCCTCATATCTTCCGCGGTTTTCTGCCTGTCTTTCCAGTCGGCCTTGCGCGAATTCAGACTTGGTGCCAATTCTTATGATATCTTCCAAAGTTTTGAGCGTATCAGACCGTACATAAGTGGCCAAAAAAGTTTCCAGATCTTCCCGGAATGCTGCGCACCACTGATTTTGTCGCAAGCTGTCAAAGTCAGGGATCACAAGGGTATCAACAATTATAGCTCCGAGGGAATCCAGGTCTGAGATGGCCTGCTCAAAGAGTGCGTGTATCTCCGGATCTGGCTCATTTTCACTCAGCGTTCTGAGTACGCCAATTCTGGCTCCTTCTAATCCATCTTTTTGTAAATATTGCTGGTAGTTTCCGGGTATTTTTCCTTCAGCATAAGCGGTAAGCGGGTCAGCAGGATCTTCTCCGGCAATCACTTCCAGGACACGGGTAGCATCCTCTACGGTTCGGCACATAGGTCCAACCACATCATTGCGCAGGTACAAAGGTACTATGGCACTTCTGCTTACCAGGCCCAGCGTAGTGCGGAATCCTACCAAAGCGCAGTGAGAAGAAGGGCCACGAATAGAGTTTCCGGTATCCGTTCCTAATCCTATAATTCCTAAATTGGCAGCTATCGCTGCTGCCGTTCCACCGCTGGAACCTGCCGGCACATAGTCAGGATTATAAGGGTTATGGGTAGTGCCTGCCGTGGAGCTTTCGGTATGCATAGGACTGAAAGCCCACTCCGCCATATTGGATTTAGCAAGAATGATCGCTCCCGCATCTAGCAGTTTTTGGATGATGAATGCGTCTTGTTCCGCTACGAAATTTTCTAATGCCAGTGAACCGGCGGTGGTAGGCATCCCCTGGGTATTGATATTATCTTTGACGACCAATGGAATGCCATGTAACGGGCGTAACCTATTGGTTTCAGCATATTCGTCATCAAGCTTACGGGCGATCTCCAATGCGTCGGGATTGATGTAGGTAAGTGCGTTGAGGTCAGTGTCCACCTGGCTGATCCTGTCCAGGTAAGCCTGTACTAATTGCTCGCTATTGTATTCCTTGTTTTCAAAAGACTGATGAATATCAGCGATGGTGAGTTCTTCAAGCCTTACAGCTTCATTCTGCTTAGGAGAAGTGCAGGCTATAAAGCACAGGCTGAGCGAGAAGCACAACATGATGAATTTGTTCATCTGGTAAATCGGTTTAAAATTGTGTGAAGATGAAAGTGCCTGAAAATAAGCTGAGAAAGTTATTTATGAGTATCATCAATTCTGGCAATAAGGTCGTTCCAATGAATTCTGCTCATTTTGTCAGCGTTTCTCTGGCTGTGATTTTTTAGATCTCTAGACAATTGTTCCAGCTCAGCCCTCATCAGGGGAATGATATCTGAAATGATAATTTCTTCATCATCGCGCTCAGGCTGCTCCTGCTGAAGTAAGTCCAGTTTGGATTTTGCGATGTCTATATAAGCTCTGTGCAAATTTCTACGGTAAGCGTCTACTGCTTTTCCGTTGTACAGTTCAGCGAAAATCCCTCTTCTCAAATTATCCAGCATGTCAAGTACAGAATAGGCTTCGCTTCCGTTGAAGCTTTCATTTTCTACCATGCGCAGCAGCCGTTCCTCATCCAGCAAACGCTCCAGGCTCCATGTCTGAATGGCCTTTGCTCGCTTTATGGCTCCGGCGGGTTCTATCCTGTCCAGAATCTCAGCATTCATCAGCCAGTCAGGACTACTGAAGGCGTGCTCATTCAGAAAAGCCATGGCCTTCTTTTGCATAGATAAGGGCACATGCTCATACATAGCGCCATCCTGATTGGCAGTTTTTCTGGTTTCATAAACGCCGCCGATATTGGTGATCACATGTGAAATGTAGCCGCGCCACATATAACTGAGTTCACGATACACTTCCGCCAGTTCGTCATATCCCTGTCCATCTACCGAAGTCCATGCGACAAGATTGGGAACTACTTTTTTCATATTCGCCAAGCCGTACTCGCTGGCTTTGACCTGATCTTTCCCCAGGCTTTCTGTCTGTGATTGCGGATCAATTCCTGAATTACTGCTCCCAAACTCATACCAGGGATTTCCGGCTTTCTCCAAAATCCAGGAGTCCAGTACATTTTTTTCATCCTCTTTAGTTTGTGCTTCGGGCAGATAACGGTAGCCCCAGTTGATGGCATATTCATCATAAGGTCCCATCATTCTGATATAGCGCACCCCTTTATCTTCAGGCTGGGCAACATAGTTTACACGGGCATAATCCATGATGGAAGGTGTAAGCCCATATTGTTGAGTAAAGTCAGCCGAACGTAGAGAATCAGTTGGGTAAGCAGCACTGGCTTTCATATTGTGCGGTAGGCCCAGGGCATGCCCCACTTCGTGGGCAATCACCATGCGCATCATCTCTCCGATTTCAGCTTCCGGAGTTTGTAATGTTCTGGCAGATGGGTTTTGGGCGCCTGCCTCAATCATGTAGCGGTTGCGGTAAGAACGTAAATGGTTGTGGTACCAGATGATATCGCTTTCAATAATTTCTCCGGTGCGGGGATCAGTCACTGAGGGACCGATAGCATTTCGGGTGGTACTGGCTACATACCTGACCACTGAGTAGCGTACATCTTCGGGACTAAACGCCGGATCTTCTTCTTCAGAAGGAGCGTCTTTGGCGATGATCGCATTTTTGAAACCTGCTTTCTCAAAGGCCTGGTTCCAGTCTTCTATGCCCTGCTTGAAATACGGTCTCCATTTCTCGGGTGTAGCAGGGTCAAGGTAATACACGATAGGCTTGACGGGTTCTACCAATTCGCCTCGCTTGTAGGCTTCTATGTCTTTGGGCATAAGTCTCCACCGGCGAATAAGCTCATAATCATCAGACTTGAGGGCATCCGAATCATAATTGTATTTTTTGATCGTAAACCACCCTACACGATAGTCAGCCAGGCGGGACTGCATCTTGTCTTCGGGCAGCAGTATCATGGATTGGTTGAGCAGTAAGCTGATGGTACCGGCCTGGTCACTTTCCGGTGGGTTAGCCGCATCGTATGTCATGACATGTTTTATCTCAATATTCTCGGGAAATGACTTTACAGATTCAATATATGTGCGGCTCTTGTCTAATTGCTTTACTTCATATTGCTTTCTCAAACGGTCAGGCATAGCATTGATGGCCCTTACTTCATCAGTAAAAATGGAAGTGATATCAATGAGCAAAGCTGTAGAGTCTGGATTAAAGCTCTCTATTTTGCTGCTGAATAAGATGGAGTAAAAATTATTCGCCTGTACAGATTGATAAATCGGGGACTCCTCATCGCTCACATTCTGAAAGCTGATCACTTTTAAATCCACATGATCTCCTCTCCGGTACCATCGTACAACCTGCTCATTGATTTTGGACCCCGCATTGGTATAGCCTCCCCCAAAATTACCAGGAAGCTTGGCGATACGGCTCACCCACAGCATGTCTTTTTTAAGTTTATCAAAAGGCATTTCATAATACACTTTGTCATCCACCCAATGGGTAGTGAATAGACCTTCATCGCTCCGGGCATCGGCGGTGATAAGTTGGTCATAATCAGTGAATTTGCTCTCTTTCTCTGCTTCTTTACTTTCCTTTTTCTTCTTTTGAAAGAGCTGCGCATGGAGATTTCCTTGAACAGAGAAGATTAAAATACTGCAAATTAGTAGTGCCTGTTTTGTCATAATAGGTTTTTTGAATGTCCTGTGCTTGAAAAATATGTATGCAGATTGCCCATTGCTTTTGTTGTGTACGAAAAACGATTTTCTGACAATTGATCTTGGGAATGTAAAATGATCTGATCAAAACACATGGGTATATTTTGTCATTTTTCTACAAAGCTGAGAAAACTAATATTCAACTTTCCCGGGACTATGGAGACAAGGCAAATGTTTTGAATTTTTTTGGCTAAAGGAGTATGTAAATATAAAAAACACTTTCCTTCAGCCCCAAGCTCCCAATATGTTTTTAGCAGAAGCGAGTGACTGAAGGAAAGGTTTAGTCAGTCAGGAATTGTAAATGGGAATTATTTAACACTCATTTACATACAATTCCTGCCTGCAGGGATGCTAAGACAGATCAGGTGCCGTAACCGGGAGCCTGCTCAATATTTGGATTCACATCCGTTTCCTCCTGCGGTAACGGTAGGATAAAATTAGGATCAGGGAACTCTACTATACAGGTAGGGGAAGTACAATCCGTACGTACCAGGTCCTGTCCGTTTCTTGTAATATCAAATACGCGGTGCCCTTCCGCAAACAGCTCTCTTCTTCTTTCCAGCAGGATTTCATCCACCAAAGCCTGTCCACTCAGGCCACTCAGTGGGTCTACGCCAGCACGTTCGCGAATCATATTTAAGTCAGCCAGCGCGCCAGCGTCATCTCCGGTTTTGGCAAGTGCCTCGGCACGATTCAAAAGCACTTCGGAATAACGTATTACCGGCACATTGTCAGTAGCAATGATAGCTCCTTCACTGGGGTATTTATAAACACGCTTTCCTTCCCCTTCGGCATTGGCATAAATAGTCCCGTCCAGGTTATCGTCGTCGGCAAATAATGTTGCTCTAATATCACCTTCTTCAAAAAGCGCAAATAGTTGCTGAGAAGGGAGGTAGTCACCATAACCTGAGCTTTTGTACATATTCCCTAAATGATCTGAGCCGGGATTGTCCAACTGGCTGAAGATAATTTCAAAGATAGCCTCAGAAGAGTTGCCTTCCAGAAACTGATTAGGGTAAGCTGCTTGGCTCACGAGAGTAAATCTTCCGCTGTTGACCACCTCAGTTGCCAAAGCAGCAGCTTCGGTGTAGCGGCCCATGTAAAGATATACTCTTGAAAGCAGGGCTTGCGCCGCCTCTCTGCTTATTGTCCCTGCATTGTCCGGGTCCGAAGTCAGGAGAGGGATCGCAGTTTCAAAGTCAGCGATAATCTGGTCATAAACCTGCGCTACCGTATTACGCACAGGGCGTGCTTCCGGGTCAAATTCAGTCACTACAGGGATACCCGGATGTGAAGCATCCGGAGTGAATGTATAGGTCTGAGCAAATAATCGGACCAGATCAAAATGGCCTAATGCACGAATGGCATAAGCCTGTCCCAGTAAGTTTTCAAACTCCTCCTGACGGCTGGCAGGGGGGGCAAACTCAGCATTGATCATTTGATTCGCCATGTTGACGATCTCATAGATTTCTGCCCAGAACTCACGATGTTCACTCTGGTTGGTAGTAGGGGCACCATTATACTCAGCCCACTCTTTTCCCCGGTTGGCACTGGCGTTTTGCTTGATGTCTTCTCCCATAATATCTGGGACCAGCACAAAGTAGCGCCCGTAGTAGTCGGCCAGCTGCATCTGGTCGTAAGCTCCGAGTACAGCAGCCTGAAAGTCGTCTACAGTTTCCAGAAAATCAGAATTAGCTACCTGCAAGGGAGGCTGCAGGTCCAGGAAATCCTCCCCGCAGGAAACACTCAACAGCGTTAGCGGGATCAATAGGAGCGATTTATATATATATCTTATAGTCTTCATATGATTCTTTTCTACAATTAAATACCAATGTTTAACACAAAACTGACAGTCTTATTGATGGGTGTAACTGTATTGTAAACACCGCTAATAGTCTGTTCAGGATCAAAATATAATTGATCATCTTTGGTCCAGGTCCAGAAATTATTCATCAATACTGAAAGTTGCAGTGAACGGAGGTTCAGTGTACTGAGCACACTGGCAGGAAGATTATATGCTAAGCTTACAGTTCTAAGTCTCATATAATCTCCTTCAAAGAGGTAGCGGTCTGAGTCCTGCTGGTTAGAGCTTTGGTTACCACCCCAGCGGTGCTGAGGAAAGATAGCCTGCTGACCGGGAGTGGTCCATCGGTTATTAAAAGCATAGGTAGAAGTACTACGAGGTGTAAATCTGCCATCACCATGGATTACCCATCCGGGGCCATCATACACATAGTTTCCGAACTGGTAGTTCAACTGCCCTGAGAGAGTAAAAGCCTTGTATTGAGCTCTCAGGTTGAAAGCACCGAAGAAGTCAGGGGTCGCACTTTTGCCATCATAAAAGCGAAGCGCGTTATTGATCTGGTTGGTAGTTTCTGACTTGGTTTCATCAGTATACCAGAGTGGATCACCATTGGCCGGGTCAACCCCCGCCCATCCGTAGAGGTAATATTCCTGGAAATCACGCCCTTCTTCTCTCCGTTTGGTACCATCCACGATAGCTTCGTCCAGGCTGGTGATTTCGTTGGTAATGGCCGTAAAGTTTATTCCTGCATTCAATAAGAAATCAGGCGTTGAAATCAGGTCAGCACCCAGTTGTATCTCAATACCTCTGTTTTCCATATCACTGATATTGGAAAGCTGCTCACGGAATCCGGTGGTACGGGAAAGAGGCCGGTTGAGGATTAGATCAGTAGACTGTCTGATGAAATACTCTACATTAGCATTCACTCGGTTATTGAAACCGGTAAAGTCAACACCTACATTGAAGTTACCTTGTGATTCCCAGGTAAGCCCCGGGTTTCCGATAGAGAGGGGGGCCGCACCAGGAGTACCATCATACTCACGGGCAAACCCATAGGTCTCAGCCCACAGGTAGTTATCATCAGTATCGGCATTGTTGTCATCAATATTGGCGTTACCTGTTTTACCATAACTGGCTCTAAGCTTCAGAAAATCAACAAAGCCGACATTCTGCATAAAGCCTTCTTCGCTTATGGAGTATGCACCTCCTATCGACCAGAAAGTACCATAGCGAGACTCTGGGCCAAAGCGGGAAGATCCGTCCCTTCTCAGGGAAGCGGTAAGGTAATATTTCTGATCAAAATCATAGCTTACCCGGCTGAAGAGAGATTGAAACGCAAACTCTGAGCGGCTGTTAAAGGTCTCTGACTGTGGGTTGGCCCCTGCAGAAACGTAGATCAGTGAAGGGTGTGAAAATCCTTCAGTAGAGATGTCTAACTGATCGGTTTTTACATGTTGTGCTTCGTATCCCAGCAGTACATCTATGTTGTGAGCCTCTCCAAAAGTGTTGTTGTAATTCAGGGTCTGTGTGCCCAGCCAGTTGAGTTGGTCAGTGGCTGCTTCCTGTGCACTTCCGTTGGCGTTTCTACCGTCACCATAACGACCATTATTAAATATATAGTCATCTACCTGAATCAGGTCAAAGGACCAGGCTGAACGGAAAGAAAGGTTATCAAGGATTTCGTAATCAATGCTCAGGTTGTCAATGATGCGGGTTTGTTCACGCTCTCTTCTATCATCAGAAAGGTGGCCCCGAGGGTTGTTGCCCCCCATAAAAAAATCAGCATGTTCGGCATAGAATAAGCCCTGATCATCATACACCGGTATGGTAGGTGCCATAAGGTAAGCTACATAAAAAGGTGCCTGCCAGCGTGTACCATCAGTGATACCTCTCTGGTTAAAATAAGAGAGTGTTAAATTATTGGTAAGGGTAAGCCTATCGGTCAGGCTGGCGCTTAGGTTGGCTCTGCTTGAATAACGGTCAAATTTGTTATTGACTACAATACCATCCTGTTGCAATACATTTCCGGATACAAAGTATCTCAGTTTTTCTGAGCCACCTGAGACACTTATGTTATAATCCTGGGTAACACCCGTCTGGGTAATTTCATCAAGCCAGTCTGTGTCTGCCTGATCAGGAAATTGCTGATTGTAAAATTCCAGTGCTTCCTGCTCAGTATCATAACTTCCGTTATTAACATAACCTTCAACGTAGAGCTGACGGTATTGCTCTTCATTCAGAGGCTCAAGTAAGTTATTAAAGGCCGGAGATGAAAACCCGACACGAGCTTTCAGATCAATCTTGGCCGCTCCCTGGGAGCCTTGCTTGGTAGTGATCAATACTACTCCATTGGCACCCCTTGCACCGTAGATAGCAGTGGAGGAAGCATCTTTCAAAATCACAATATTTTCAATATCGTTGGGGTTGATTGATGCCAGAGGGTTAGCACTTCTTCCGCCATTGTCGAAGTCAGTGGTAGTTAGCGATCCGCTGCCCGAGGTAATAGGAATACCATCTATGACATACAAAGGCTCATTGGAAGCATTGATAGAGCCAATACCCCGTATACGAATAGAGATGCCTGCCCCGGGAGCACCATCCTGAGAAACCACCTGCACCCCAGGTGAACTTCCCTGTAAGGCATCTTGAAAAGAAGGAGTAGGAACCTGCTGAATAGACTCTGAGTCTACTACATTCACAGAGCCGGTAAGTTCTTCCTTTCTCTTGGTGCCGTAACCTACCACCACCACTTCGGATAGTTCAGTCAGGTCAGGTTCCATGTTTACGTTGATGGTTGACTGGTTACCCACCTGAATCTCCTGATTTTTAAAGCCCAGAAAAGAAAATTCAAGGATGGCGTCATTACTGCCAACGCTGAGGCTATAGTTACCCTCAATGTCGCTAATCGTACCAATGGTGGTTCCTTTCACGACCACATTAACTCCGGGAAGCGGGTCTTCATTTTCATCCAGAATTTTTCCGGATACAGTACGCTCCTGCCCATATCCCTGAAAAGAGATAAAAAGCAAAAGGCTGAAAATCATCAATAGATGTTTCATCATAATGGTAAAATTTAGGTAGTAAATGTTTACTTTGAGAAGTAAGAAAAAAGATTTACACGAGATGTGTTATTATGCTGCAATTATAGGAAGTTATGTTATAATATTCATGTATGAACATCAAAAACATAATTTTGTTTGTGTTTGGCTTAAACAGATAAAATAAAATACTCAAAATTTTTCAAAAATTCAACTTTAAATAGTTAAATGAAAATGAAATAATTATACCTAAGCCAGGCAGTCAAATGCTGGAGTAAAGTCGTATACAAGACTTTAGTCAAAAAAATGAAATTTCTCCAAAAAAAGTAAGGGCTAAGCAGCGTAAACAGGATGTCAGGCATAGCTTTATCCAGGGGCTTTATGGTAAAAAGAGCGTAATGATTCTTGCTGTGTAGAAGATGCGCATAAGATCATCTGACTTTGACAAACCGCATATTTCTCACTCTGCCATTACTAGCTGTGAATCCCGCTATTTTACCGCTAGGGTTTCGTTTAAGTACAATCTCCCGCATAGCATAATGATCTCCGGAAAGCGTATCCTGACTTAGCATTTGCATATCAAAAGTACCATGGCGAGTATGCCCAATGGTGACGGTTTCATCATCGCTTAGCTTCAGGTAATAGGTAGTACTTAACTCGGGACTGTAGTACTCACCTGAAACCTCAGGTGAAACTGCCATAGGCTTTGCGGTTTCTGTCTCTGCTTCTTCGTCAGAAGTTTCCTCTTCTATAGCTTTTTCCAGCACAATATCTATGATGCGAAATGCTTTTTCCGCTGGCTCACTGTTAGAAAAATTAGTTAATACAACCACATTAAGTTGATGTTCAGGCACCGACTGAATAGAAGCCCTGAATCCCCCAATTGAACCACCATGACCAAATCCCTGCTCTCCGTGATAGTCCTGAAAAGTACTCATGCCAAAGGCGTAATCAAGTGTATCGCCATTGTTGAGTATTCCCCTTTCAAACATAGCTGCCACGGTCTCTTTTTGCCCATCGGGTGGGTTGTTTAGAAAGTCCTGCCACTTGAGCAGATCATAGATGTTGGTATGAATGTTACCCGAACCTACATAGCCCCAGTAAGGGACCGCATATCTGTAGGAGGAGTCTTGACTGTACCAATTGTATGAGGTGGCATTATTTTTAGATACCAGATCATACTCTTCCTCGACATAGGTATGCTCCATACCTACAGGCGTAAAAACATTTTCATCCATCCATGAGATAAAATTTTGACCGCTGATTTGCTCCACAATCTCAGCCATCAGCATATAACCCGTATTGCAATAAAGATATTCATCGCCGGGTCTGAAGTTTAGCGCCTCCTGCCTGTGCATCAGTCGCATAAGATCTTCATTGGTACGCTTATCCTGCCCTCTCCAGCCTGCCATGTGCATGAGGGCGTGCAGGCTTCTGAGACCGCTGGTATGATGGACCATTTGCTTGATAGTGATAGGGTAGCCCAGCTCGTGCAGGTCAGGGAAGTATTGATGTATTTCATCATTCAGTGATAGTTTTCCCTGACTTTGTAGTAATAGCATGGCGTAAGCAGTAAACTGCTTGGAAACGGAAGCGATATTGTATAAGGTGCTGTCGGTATTGGGAATACCATATTCCAGGCTGGCCAGGCCAAAGCCTTTCGCATATACAATCTCTCCATCTCGCATGATTCCCACACTGCCCCCCGGATAGTCAGCCATCTCCCATTCCAGAAAGAGGGAGTCAATTTGCGACTCGGTTTCAGCCGAAAGCGAGGAAGATTCTTCAGTGTCAGGATTTTCTTTGCAGGAGATTAAAATTAAAAACAGTAGGGGAAAAAGAATCAGTTTTATATTTTGTGCTTGATTCATTATTTAAAATTTTATCATGTATATGAAATATTTAAGTAATATATATTTCTTATTATTTGCAAAGAAGAGATGGTATTCTGTGAAAATATGTGTTTTGAAATGCTCTTCCGTCAACCTTAAAAAAAGTGCTCAGATGAGCACATATCCTTTTTTTTGTGTTTTATGCCTCTTGCTGACTCCTCTCATATTTTCGTGTAATGTAGGTTCTTCTGAATATACAGACAGTGCTGAAAATCAGCCTTATAAAATCGGAGTAGCCTACTTCAGTCATGAAACCTGTACTTTTTGTCCCGAGCCTACCGGCATAGAACAGTTTGAATACCATGGCCCACCCCTTCAGCAAGAAGAGGTGCTGGATTACAGTTCCTACATCAAAGGTTTTGTGAAAAGAGCTAAGGAATACGGAAACTTTGAGCTGCTAGGATTAACTTCCCCTCGCTCACCCTACGGAGGCTCCTCAGGCAGTTGGGTAAGCCAGGAAGCTTTTGATAAATACACCCAGGCTATGGTGGAAGATATCAAAGCCTATGGTCCTTTTGATGGCATCTACCTGTCTCTGCATGGTGCGATGGCGGTGACCGGTATTCCCAAACCCGAGGCCGAGATCGTAAGACGGGTCAGAAGTGAAGTAGGGGATATACCCATCATTGTCACCCTGGACTTGCACGGCAATGAAGACCAGGAACTGAGTGAGGCGGCTGATGCAGTTCTCGTAGTCAAACGTTATCCTCATTATGATACCGGAGAGCAGGGCGAGAGAGCTGCCCGCCTAATGCATCGTATCTTGCAGGGAGAGTACCAACCGGTGATGGCAACCCGCAAGCCCGGAGTCATTACGCCTACGGTGATGCAGGATACCAAGACCTACCCTTCCATAGAAATTATGGAAAGGGGCCGTATCTGGGAAGATCATGAAGAAGATGTGTATGTGTCGGTGCTGTATGGCTTTCCCTGGTCGGATGTGCCTGATGTTGGTGCTACGGTGATGGTCATCACGAACAATGATCAGGCGCTGGCAGACGAAATCGCTGAAGATATGAGCAGCTTCATCTGGAAGGTGAGAGAAAGTTTCGCCAACAAACAATATCCCCGGCCAGAGGTAGCTGCCGCGCAAATTATAGAAGCCGTAGAGCAGGGACAGACACCGGTAGTGGTAGGAGACTATAGCGATCGTATGGGTGATGCCACATTTATTCTCAGAGAACTGATGGAAAAAAATGCTTCTAACTTTTGTATCGCTACGCTCAAAGATGCCCCCTTACTGGATTCACTTTCTGAAAATAATGTTCAGCAGGGGGAAGAGGTGAGTGTGACAGTGGGAGGCTATCTGGCAGAATCAAGCGGTGAGCCTGTGATCATCAACGGTACATTAGAATATTTTGGTGCTTATGCTAATCCCAAAGATGGATGGGAATTTGAAAAAATTGCTGTAATCCGGTTTGGTCAAAATAACCGCCTGATCATCAGCCCTGATCTTTATCAGGTAACTTATCCGGCAATCTTTAATGTGTTGGACATTGATCAGAGTGAGCTGGACATCATCGTACTGAAATCCAGGGCTCATTTTCGCAGAGGCTTTGACCTGGTTGATTATGCTGGCTCTATCTTTATCGTAGATGCGCCTGAGCCCTATTTTGGCACGGTACATCTGAGTGAGTTGGATTATCAGCATATTCCCGATGGGCTTTACCCTCTCAATGAAACTGATATCCAAACCTACTGATCCTCAGAGAGATTTTTTACTTAAAAATTTACAGCTATGGCCTTTTCTATTCAGCAGATTTTTGAATGTAAATTGTGTTTTTACTGCTCAAAGTTGTTGTTAGTGTTTTTACTTCTGTGTACTTATTCTTTCCATACTTCTGCGCAGCAGCGGGATTTTACGCTGGAGCAGGTTACTTCTTATCCATTTCCCAATGCACTCACTTCAGGAGGAGAGAACCGGATTGCCTGGGCTGTAAATGCGCTAGGAAAAAGAAATATCTACGTAGCAGAGGGATCTGATTTTGAAGTCCGCCAACTTACGAATTACCAGCAGGATGATGGACAGGAATTGTCATCCGTGATCCTCTCACCCGACGGGAAATGGGTCGTGTATATCAGAGGGGGTGATTTCGGCAGCAATTGGGATGATGCCCGTCCGGTAAATCCCGCTTCTCAGCCAGTACTTCCTAAAGTCCGGTTATGGAGCATCCCTTTTGATGGTGGTGAAACAATATTGTTGGGAGAGGGGATATCGCCTGCCATTTCTCCCGACAGTAAGCAGGTAGCTTTCATCAAAAACGATCAGGTATGGACAGTACCCGTAGATGGAAGTAAGGAAGCCGAACAGCTTTTTTATGCCCGGGGTGAGAGCGAATCACCAGTCTGGTCGCCCGATGAGAGTATGCTGGCCTTTAC
Proteins encoded:
- a CDS encoding amidase — translated: MNKFIMLCFSLSLCFIACTSPKQNEAVRLEELTIADIHQSFENKEYNSEQLVQAYLDRISQVDTDLNALTYINPDALEIARKLDDEYAETNRLRPLHGIPLVVKDNINTQGMPTTAGSLALENFVAEQDAFIIQKLLDAGAIILAKSNMAEWAFSPMHTESSTAGTTHNPYNPDYVPAGSSGGTAAAIAANLGIIGLGTDTGNSIRGPSSHCALVGFRTTLGLVSRSAIVPLYLRNDVVGPMCRTVEDATRVLEVIAGEDPADPLTAYAEGKIPGNYQQYLQKDGLEGARIGVLRTLSENEPDPEIHALFEQAISDLDSLGAIIVDTLVIPDFDSLRQNQWCAAFREDLETFLATYVRSDTLKTLEDIIRIGTKSEFAQGRLERQAENRGRYEEPEVPCLNPYEDERRIAFRTAIERVMDSLQVDAIIYPSWNHPPAHIERFSEEYEGDNSQIIAPHTGQPAFTVPMGYTEGNLPAGLQFLGRMYDEPTLIKLMYAYEQATQHRKAPKLLE
- a CDS encoding zinc-dependent metalloprotease, which codes for MTKQALLICSILIFSVQGNLHAQLFQKKKKESKEAEKESKFTDYDQLITADARSDEGLFTTHWVDDKVYYEMPFDKLKKDMLWVSRIAKLPGNFGGGYTNAGSKINEQVVRWYRRGDHVDLKVISFQNVSDEESPIYQSVQANNFYSILFSSKIESFNPDSTALLIDITSIFTDEVRAINAMPDRLRKQYEVKQLDKSRTYIESVKSFPENIEIKHVMTYDAANPPESDQAGTISLLLNQSMILLPEDKMQSRLADYRVGWFTIKKYNYDSDALKSDDYELIRRWRLMPKDIEAYKRGELVEPVKPIVYYLDPATPEKWRPYFKQGIEDWNQAFEKAGFKNAIIAKDAPSEEEDPAFSPEDVRYSVVRYVASTTRNAIGPSVTDPRTGEIIESDIIWYHNHLRSYRNRYMIEAGAQNPSARTLQTPEAEIGEMMRMVIAHEVGHALGLPHNMKASAAYPTDSLRSADFTQQYGLTPSIMDYARVNYVAQPEDKGVRYIRMMGPYDEYAINWGYRYLPEAQTKEDEKNVLDSWILEKAGNPWYEFGSSNSGIDPQSQTESLGKDQVKASEYGLANMKKVVPNLVAWTSVDGQGYDELAEVYRELSYMWRGYISHVITNIGGVYETRKTANQDGAMYEHVPLSMQKKAMAFLNEHAFSSPDWLMNAEILDRIEPAGAIKRAKAIQTWSLERLLDEERLLRMVENESFNGSEAYSVLDMLDNLRRGIFAELYNGKAVDAYRRNLHRAYIDIAKSKLDLLQQEQPERDDEEIIISDIIPLMRAELEQLSRDLKNHSQRNADKMSRIHWNDLIARIDDTHK
- a CDS encoding RagB/SusD family nutrient uptake outer membrane protein; translation: MKTIRYIYKSLLLIPLTLLSVSCGEDFLDLQPPLQVANSDFLETVDDFQAAVLGAYDQMQLADYYGRYFVLVPDIMGEDIKQNASANRGKEWAEYNGAPTTNQSEHREFWAEIYEIVNMANQMINAEFAPPASRQEEFENLLGQAYAIRALGHFDLVRLFAQTYTFTPDASHPGIPVVTEFDPEARPVRNTVAQVYDQIIADFETAIPLLTSDPDNAGTISREAAQALLSRVYLYMGRYTEAAALATEVVNSGRFTLVSQAAYPNQFLEGNSSEAIFEIIFSQLDNPGSDHLGNMYKSSGYGDYLPSQQLFALFEEGDIRATLFADDDNLDGTIYANAEGEGKRVYKYPSEGAIIATDNVPVIRYSEVLLNRAEALAKTGDDAGALADLNMIRERAGVDPLSGLSGQALVDEILLERRRELFAEGHRVFDITRNGQDLVRTDCTSPTCIVEFPDPNFILPLPQEETDVNPNIEQAPGYGT